A window from Primulina eburnea isolate SZY01 chromosome 2, ASM2296580v1, whole genome shotgun sequence encodes these proteins:
- the LOC140823142 gene encoding ubiquitin-like protein 5 → MLEVVLNDRLGKKVRVKCNDDDTIGDLKKLVAAQTGTRADKIRIQKWYTVYKDHITLKDYEIHDGMGLELYYN, encoded by the coding sequence ATGTTAGAGGTGGTGCTGAACGATCGGTTGGGGAAGAAAGTTCGTGTGAAGTGCAATGATGATGATACGATCGGCGATTTGAAGAAACTGGTGGCTGCTCAGACGGGGACTAGGGCTGACAAAATACGAATTCAGAAGTGGTACACCGTCTACAAGGATCATATCACCCTCAAAGACTACGAGATCCACGATGGAATGGGTCTCGAGCTCTACTACAACTAA